Genomic DNA from Candidatus Neomarinimicrobiota bacterium:
CTATTCTACCGTTCATGATATATGGCGTTATTATGTATGCCGTCCTTTACCCCCATCTGGGTACCATGCGGCTGCCGGTGGCGGCTTACGTAGTTGTAATCCTCATCATGGGATGGCAGGCATGTGACAGATGGACCTTTTCAAGGGACACATTCACTCTCCTCGCTTTCCTTGGCGCTGTAGTGTTTATCTTCTCAGATTCGGTGCTGGCGCTGAATAAATTTCGCGAACATTTTGAGACAGCGAGAGCCTTGAACCTGAGTACGTATTTTACTGCACAGTGGATGATCGCTATATCGGTAAAACCGAAAGTTCATCTCTAATTACAGAAAACCTTCGAGGTTCTGCAATCCTCGAAGGTTGCTCCGGAAACTCCTGTCGGCGTTAAGTCAAATCCGATTAATCTGCCTCATGGATTTCCCTCGCTGCCCCCAGTCCGGAGACGAGGGCTCCCTGCATCCAGCCGTGATAGTCTGAGGCGTGCTCACCGGCAAAGTGGACGCGTCCTTCAGCCTTGCCGATGTGTGAACCCAGTTCCGCATCCTGCTCAGCAGTGGGGGACGCCCACGCGCCTCCGGACCACTTCTCCAGCACCCACGAATGCGACGTGCCGCCCTCCATATGATCATTCACATTGGGGAAAACGTCGTCCCATCGATCAAGCACGTGGCTGATCCGTTCTTCCTCGCTGAGCCGGTCAACCTCAACGGCACGGCTGTAGCGCAAATACGACATGATTATGCCGCGGGGTCCCTCCCGGTCCCACGTCGGCTGCCATATCTCTTCTGGCCAGTCGCTGTATCCCCAGCCGTTCAGCCCTTCGCTCTCCCAGAACCGGTTGGCGAACTGGATGAATACTCGGGTGGATGCGGCATAATTGTAGTTTCCACGCATGGCAGCTGTCTTTTCAGGTGAAAGCTGCGGGGTAAAGTAAATTTTTGACAATACCGGCAGCGGAACCGTGCAAAGGATTCTATCGGCACTGAAGCTGCTCCCGTCAGACACACTCACGGTGACACCGTTATCCGTCTGCTCGATCGTCTCGGCGGGCGTACTAAGATGAATCTGATCCGTGAGGGATTCGGCGAAGGCGTAAGGTAGCCTGTCCATTCCGTCACGAATCTTTACGTACTCCTTATGCAGCACCGATCCGGGCCACGGTCGGCCTTCGAGAAAATCGGCCGCCGGGATAAACGAGCGGTTTCCGTCTGACAGATCCACATACAGACCCGATGGGGGATAGAGCGGATCGAGCGTCAGGCCGAAGTGTTCGGCGTATCCGAGTGTCATGTCGTGATCCGGCGGGATGCGTGCTGCTCCGGCCTCGGCGTGATGTCCGTCGGCGAACGGCGTGCGCAAGGTGAGCACTCGCCCCCCCACGCGGTCTCTCGCTTCCAGAATTGTCACCTCATGCCCGGCCCGGGTCAGCTCGTAGCCGGCCACCAGTCCGGACATCCCCGCTCCTATAATGACGACCTTTTTCAGGGGGCGGTCTCCCGTGAGCATTCCCGGTGAGTCCTCTACCGTTTCGGAGTCGTGATCGTTATCCTCGCAAGAGACGGATGCGATACCGGCCGCAATCACTATGCTCCGGCACAGAAATTCGCGACGCGTCAGATCAGACATCTGCAGGAAAAAATGGAACTGCTCGTTTGGCTTTATTCAAATTCATAATGTTTCACAATTTGGCTCTATTAACGGGTAATAGGCAAATAATGCCGGTCAAACCCGATGGCGCCAAAAACACCGATACCGCCTATTATGCCAAAGCTTCGTCCTGAGCCTCCTTGACCCAAGAACAGGCTGGAAAACTCCTCGTCCTCTCCATCCCCCCCATATTTTAGGAAATAATTATGATAATTGCTGTCCATGCTCATGAGGTTGATGAGCAAGTAGTCTTCTGTTTCATAATCGTTTGTTTCCCCAATGCTAACAGCACCTTCACAAATGTCCCGACGGTAGGTCCAGAGGGTGTCACCCGGGCTAACTACCAACTCCTGCCAGAAGCCACAACTGTCATAAATCTTCCCTTCTTCAGTGTCATAATCATCATAAATAAAATAGCTTTGGTAATTGTTTACATTCGCTAGCTGATAATTGTCCGGCTGTGCTGCCCAAGTAATGTTCATCGTCTGGTTGATATTAAAACTGTCGGGTAGTTGTTCTTTGTTAAGCTGGGGTAATGGCGGGACCGTGGTTTCTCCGGTAGCACTGAGTCCGCCTGGTGTGGTTACGGTAAGGGTCCATTTTTCTCCCGGTTGCGGATTCAGGTCTTCTCCATTATAAACATATGCCTCATACAGATTCTCCCTTCCATCGTCCTCCACGCTCTTCATGAGCTGGAAGGCGTAATCCTTTGTACTGTTACTCACCGTGACCTCTGCATCACGCACTACAAATCTCGAGGCATAATCAACAACCACATTACCAAAAACGGTGTCCCTCATAAGGGTATCGACAGCCTCGTCCACCCG
This window encodes:
- a CDS encoding FAD-dependent oxidoreductase; protein product: MSDLTRREFLCRSIVIAAGIASVSCEDNDHDSETVEDSPGMLTGDRPLKKVVIIGAGMSGLVAGYELTRAGHEVTILEARDRVGGRVLTLRTPFADGHHAEAGAARIPPDHDMTLGYAEHFGLTLDPLYPPSGLYVDLSDGNRSFIPAADFLEGRPWPGSVLHKEYVKIRDGMDRLPYAFAESLTDQIHLSTPAETIEQTDNGVTVSVSDGSSFSADRILCTVPLPVLSKIYFTPQLSPEKTAAMRGNYNYAASTRVFIQFANRFWESEGLNGWGYSDWPEEIWQPTWDREGPRGIIMSYLRYSRAVEVDRLSEEERISHVLDRWDDVFPNVNDHMEGGTSHSWVLEKWSGGAWASPTAEQDAELGSHIGKAEGRVHFAGEHASDYHGWMQGALVSGLGAAREIHEAD
- a CDS encoding DUF4249 family protein — its product is MEADYEPELNIMGILSGDTLVTSFVRVHRTLRVDEAVDTLMRDTVFGNVVVDYASRFVVRDAEVTVSNSTKDYAFQLMKSVEDDGRENLYEAYVYNGEDLNPQPGEKWTLTVTTPGGLSATGETTVPPLPQLNKEQLPDSFNINQTMNITWAAQPDNYQLANVNNYQSYFIYDDYDTEEGKIYDSCGFWQELVVSPGDTLWTYRRDICEGAVSIGETNDYETEDYLLINLMSMDSNYHNYFLKYGGDGEDEEFSSLFLGQGGSGRSFGIIGGIGVFGAIGFDRHYLPITR